One Campylobacter concisus DNA segment encodes these proteins:
- a CDS encoding HlyD family type I secretion periplasmic adaptor subunit, translated as MQEDIKNQQNENLKPDEKPVQKSDIKDQESAGDQILNSVDGIKSNIQAKNYDAYDLKFMSSLSEAVLAKAPSTSKKILYAVSITVFWLLLWASWAQIDEITRGSGKIIPSGKNQAIQNLEGGIVDQIFVKEGDEVKKDQILIRLDNKNFTSSYGESKLRLDELQAKFMRLDAEANDKEFDYNETRDANNSKAIKYEISLHNSNIDHLNEQIGILTEQIHQRQSELNELRNKISQTQNSYNLVLKEKAIMEPIFKKGLVSEVEYIQLQRRVNDLKGELDASVLAVPRVESTIKEAKNKIEEAKLAFKNNAKKELNEVSAEIARINESQISLSDRVERTYVRSPVNGIVSKMMVHTVSGVIKPGENIAEIVPLEDKLIAEVKVKPADVAFLRPGLDTMVKFTAYDFSIYGGLKGKVTQISADTETNEKTGESYYLVRIETEKNYLGSEEKPLRIKVGMIVSADIITGKKTILDYLLKPILKAKQNALTER; from the coding sequence ATGCAAGAAGATATAAAAAATCAACAAAATGAAAATTTAAAGCCAGACGAAAAGCCAGTTCAAAAAAGCGACATAAAAGATCAAGAGAGCGCTGGAGATCAAATTTTAAATAGCGTAGATGGCATCAAGTCAAACATTCAAGCTAAAAACTACGATGCTTATGACTTGAAATTTATGTCAAGCCTCTCAGAAGCAGTTTTGGCAAAAGCTCCATCAACCTCAAAAAAGATACTTTATGCAGTTAGCATAACTGTATTTTGGCTACTTCTTTGGGCTTCGTGGGCGCAGATAGATGAGATAACAAGAGGTAGTGGCAAGATCATCCCATCAGGCAAAAACCAAGCGATACAAAACCTTGAGGGCGGTATCGTAGATCAAATTTTTGTAAAAGAGGGCGATGAGGTTAAAAAAGATCAAATTTTAATCAGGCTTGATAATAAAAACTTTACAAGTAGCTACGGCGAGTCAAAGCTAAGACTTGATGAGCTTCAGGCTAAATTTATGAGGCTTGATGCTGAAGCAAATGATAAAGAATTTGACTATAACGAAACAAGAGATGCGAACAATAGCAAGGCTATAAAATACGAGATAAGCTTGCATAACTCAAACATCGATCACTTAAATGAGCAAATAGGAATTCTAACAGAGCAGATCCATCAGCGCCAAAGCGAGCTAAATGAGCTTAGAAATAAAATTTCTCAAACTCAAAATAGCTACAACCTTGTTTTAAAAGAAAAAGCGATCATGGAGCCTATCTTTAAAAAAGGTCTTGTTAGTGAGGTCGAGTATATCCAGCTTCAAAGACGTGTAAATGACCTAAAGGGCGAGCTTGACGCATCTGTGCTTGCTGTACCAAGGGTCGAATCAACCATAAAAGAGGCGAAAAATAAGATAGAAGAGGCAAAGCTAGCGTTTAAAAATAATGCAAAAAAAGAGCTAAACGAAGTCTCTGCTGAGATCGCAAGGATAAACGAGTCGCAAATCAGCCTAAGCGACAGGGTTGAAAGAACTTATGTAAGATCTCCGGTAAATGGTATCGTTAGTAAGATGATGGTGCATACCGTCTCAGGCGTTATCAAGCCTGGTGAAAACATAGCTGAGATCGTCCCGCTAGAAGATAAGCTCATCGCCGAGGTAAAGGTTAAGCCAGCTGACGTTGCATTCTTAAGACCTGGACTTGATACGATGGTTAAATTTACGGCGTATGATTTTAGTATTTATGGCGGCTTAAAAGGCAAAGTAACGCAGATCAGTGCCGATACCGAGACAAATGAAAAAACAGGCGAGAGCTACTATCTAGTCAGGATAGAAACTGAGAAAAACTATCTTGGTAGCGAAGAGAAGCCGCTTAGGATAAAGGTTGGTATGATAGTTTCAGCTGATATCATCACTGGTAAAAAGACGATACTTGACTATCTGTTAAAACCTATCTTAAAAGCAAAACAAAACGCTTTAACGGAGCGATAA
- a CDS encoding bifunctional diguanylate cyclase/phosphodiesterase — translation MTLFKQIMIAVIAFGIVIFMAVGYLNFKSLNGYINDQLGENARHTANSLGLALKPIVDPEDMSLAQTMINSMFDSGRYKLIKLEDVDGKVLIENSQQTIVKDIPEWFYKIAKFEAPVATSEIMTGWAKFGTLYVQGSTALAYNELYSNSKNIFNFLALMIIIALIVAFFALKAIFRPLVKVQDQAEAILDNKFIIQKRIPFTTDLKKMVLAMNSMVSKVQDIFEREAATLSKYQELLYKDSMSGTYNRRFFQTKFSEYLASEEYSSGVASLISFKDLAGLKGVLGFEKWQSVIIKIAQILQEKSAENDQNAIVARLNDNDFILLSYGKNSSNFSALNDKIMAEFKKLYANFSINDSECPVNTAIVEYSPSTDMRTLLTSADVTLASARLAGCFTCKEFNANQNTLVIGKEKYKELIFDSIKEDKFKFAAQKVVGFDSSFEQYELYLRLVDSEGKWRMASYFMPMVNELNLGAMLDLHILNRIARILPENILPQGSLAINLGKEILSSDENFSKLEATLKKIAQISKSKNYIEIPNKDDISIESIVRLTKKLKELGFGFGFDHFDLNAKGIEKLKEFNPDYVKIQSNVLIDFLSDKSGANTKQSLDVVLSSKDIILIAIGVESEEQKSKLIELGIKNMQGIYIDEIKNIG, via the coding sequence ATGACGCTATTTAAACAGATTATGATCGCTGTGATAGCTTTTGGCATCGTGATTTTTATGGCTGTTGGCTACTTAAATTTTAAGAGCCTAAATGGATACATCAACGACCAACTCGGTGAAAACGCAAGACACACAGCAAACTCACTTGGACTTGCTTTAAAGCCGATTGTTGATCCTGAGGATATGTCTTTAGCACAAACGATGATAAATTCTATGTTTGATAGCGGCAGATACAAGCTCATTAAACTTGAAGATGTCGATGGTAAGGTACTTATAGAAAATTCTCAACAAACTATCGTTAAAGATATCCCCGAGTGGTTTTATAAGATCGCTAAATTTGAAGCTCCAGTGGCAACAAGTGAGATCATGACTGGCTGGGCAAAATTTGGCACACTCTATGTTCAAGGTAGCACAGCACTTGCTTACAATGAGCTTTACTCAAACTCAAAAAATATTTTTAACTTTCTAGCTTTAATGATCATCATCGCTCTTATCGTGGCTTTTTTCGCCCTCAAGGCGATATTTAGACCACTTGTTAAGGTTCAAGATCAAGCTGAAGCGATACTTGATAATAAATTTATCATTCAAAAGAGAATTCCATTCACAACTGACCTTAAAAAGATGGTGCTCGCCATGAACTCGATGGTTAGCAAGGTTCAAGACATCTTTGAAAGAGAGGCTGCTACGCTTAGCAAGTATCAAGAGCTTTTATACAAAGACTCTATGAGTGGCACTTATAATAGAAGGTTTTTTCAAACTAAATTTAGCGAGTATCTAGCGAGTGAAGAGTATTCAAGCGGTGTTGCATCACTTATTAGCTTTAAAGATCTAGCTGGATTAAAAGGCGTTCTTGGCTTTGAAAAATGGCAAAGTGTCATCATAAAAATAGCTCAAATTTTACAAGAAAAATCGGCCGAAAATGACCAAAATGCGATCGTCGCAAGGTTAAACGACAACGACTTTATCTTGCTTTCTTACGGTAAAAACTCATCAAATTTCTCAGCTCTAAACGATAAGATCATGGCTGAGTTTAAAAAACTCTATGCAAATTTCTCTATAAATGATAGCGAATGCCCAGTTAATACTGCTATTGTCGAGTATTCACCAAGCACTGATATGAGGACACTACTTACTTCAGCTGACGTTACTTTGGCTAGTGCAAGACTAGCTGGCTGCTTTACTTGCAAGGAATTTAATGCAAATCAAAACACCCTAGTCATCGGCAAAGAGAAATATAAGGAGCTTATCTTTGACTCTATAAAAGAGGATAAATTTAAATTTGCAGCTCAAAAAGTAGTTGGTTTTGACTCAAGCTTTGAGCAGTATGAGCTCTATCTAAGGCTTGTTGATAGCGAAGGCAAATGGCGTATGGCATCATACTTTATGCCGATGGTAAATGAGCTAAATTTAGGTGCGATGCTTGATCTTCATATCCTAAATAGAATCGCTAGAATTTTGCCTGAAAATATCTTGCCTCAAGGAAGCTTGGCGATAAATTTAGGAAAAGAGATATTAAGCTCAGATGAAAATTTCTCAAAACTTGAAGCCACACTTAAAAAAATCGCTCAAATTTCAAAATCTAAAAACTATATAGAAATTCCAAACAAAGACGATATTAGTATCGAAAGTATAGTTAGACTTACTAAAAAATTGAAAGAACTTGGCTTTGGTTTTGGATTTGACCACTTTGATCTTAATGCAAAAGGCATTGAGAAGTTAAAAGAATTTAATCCAGACTACGTAAAGATCCAGTCAAATGTCTTAATCGACTTTTTAAGTGATAAATCAGGAGCAAATACAAAACAATCACTAGATGTTGTTTTAAGCTCAAAAGATATCATTTTGATTGCGATTGGTGTTGAGAGTGAAGAGCAAAAGAGTAAGCTAATTGAGCTTGGCATTAAAAATATGCAAGGAATTTACATAGATGAAATCAAAAATATTGGATGA
- a CDS encoding transglutaminase-like cysteine peptidase: MKKIEHESFIRKLELINSYLNSLMPRYDDFYNTNIDVWSTRGEFLRRGGGDCEEYAISKRDSLKDLGVDNQKCLLVVQEKNTKKYHMVLAVWENLNKEPLILDNLSFRVLPLSKRYDLVPEYCLMDGKYFKIKKDGINLEPVNIRMQTYENLIKKEKEEKFWKN; encoded by the coding sequence ATGAAAAAAATAGAACACGAAAGCTTTATCAGAAAGCTAGAGCTCATAAATTCATACTTAAATTCTTTGATGCCAAGATATGATGATTTTTACAATACAAATATAGATGTGTGGAGCACTAGGGGCGAGTTTTTAAGGCGAGGTGGCGGAGACTGCGAAGAGTACGCGATATCAAAGCGTGATAGCCTAAAAGATCTTGGCGTGGATAATCAAAAATGCCTTCTAGTGGTTCAAGAAAAAAATACAAAAAAATATCATATGGTGCTAGCTGTTTGGGAAAATTTAAACAAAGAGCCTTTGATACTGGATAATCTAAGCTTTAGAGTTTTGCCGCTTTCAAAGCGCTACGACTTAGTGCCAGAGTATTGCTTGATGGATGGGAAATATTTTAAGATAAAAAAAGATGGCATAAATTTAGAGCCAGTGAATATAAGAATGCAAACTTACGAAAATTTGATAAAAAAGGAAAAAGAAGAGAAATTTTGGAAGAACTAA
- a CDS encoding transglutaminase-like cysteine peptidase, with amino-acid sequence MRVKAKFWTLTLSVLFSLLALNAVGDFVKQTTIAKVAKIYGEDARRRASALNSLMTSLQDATEQEKLIKVNDFFNSFRWVDDMQLWHKKDYWATRMEFVGKGAGDCEDYVIAKYFTLKQLGIPTQKLYFTYVKALRYNQAHMVLAYYDTPKSIPLILDNINGKIKIATQRTDLVPVYSFNGDSLYLAKQEGLGQAIPGGNKKQNPKWMELIDRIGKEDL; translated from the coding sequence ATGAGGGTCAAAGCAAAATTTTGGACGCTTACTTTAAGCGTCCTTTTTTCGTTATTAGCATTAAATGCTGTTGGGGATTTTGTAAAACAAACAACGATAGCAAAGGTGGCTAAAATTTATGGAGAAGATGCAAGAAGAAGGGCATCGGCATTAAATTCTTTAATGACTTCATTGCAAGATGCAACCGAACAAGAGAAATTAATAAAAGTAAATGATTTTTTTAACTCTTTTAGGTGGGTTGATGATATGCAACTTTGGCATAAAAAAGATTACTGGGCTACCAGAATGGAATTTGTAGGAAAAGGCGCTGGTGACTGCGAAGACTACGTTATCGCAAAATATTTTACTCTAAAGCAACTTGGAATTCCAACTCAAAAATTATACTTCACATACGTTAAAGCCTTAAGATACAACCAAGCACATATGGTTTTGGCATATTATGATACACCAAAGTCTATTCCATTAATTTTAGACAACATAAATGGTAAAATAAAAATCGCAACACAAAGAACAGACCTCGTGCCAGTTTATAGTTTCAACGGTGATTCGCTATACTTGGCAAAACAAGAAGGTCTTGGTCAGGCAATACCAGGTGGAAATAAAAAACAAAATCCTAAGTGGATGGAACTAATAGATAGGATAGGAAAAGAGGATTTATGA
- a CDS encoding TolC family outer membrane protein, producing the protein MKKMLAISALAAATLLSAQDVPYRIFLASFAQDDSAARIDSAVSKVNSKISDSRLTTGVYEVGGRKFLYVDTTPVSENEANELLAKVQNESGYKDALMRAKSPVTNAQSAKKSNIEQTISTEPKAAATAQADDSVLTLDQVVKTILNENPSLKATEFNYLQVGKDLKIAKNAYYPTLDAAARVGYERKRLDDGISTRRGDGRVSGASLTLVENLYNGGADKNRINSQSARLDSAAYTVAQAADRLTLSAANAYLQVLQTKRILDIEEENVKSHEEIYNQIKDRARSGYGVASEERQAGSRYTLAQSNYVAAKNNYEDALSTFEKLYGRKVAAKNLVMPEFNLPLPSTKEAVYDKAVLCNPTLLVQRSNIAMAESVVKEKNAPFLPKLDLVVSGAYDHSNVLYDDYEEQTFDALLRLNYNLYNKGNDKLDKEKSQLAVQQEQQTMDNLVRELKESLEFSWQNYVLDQEKMGYLNQHVEYSKATLDAYQDEFRIGRRDLINLLDAENEYNTALKEIATTETALSYAKYRLLDNMGMVSDSFEPGFAKRYIQGACSIQNDLR; encoded by the coding sequence ATGAAAAAGATGTTAGCAATTAGTGCTTTGGCCGCAGCAACGTTGCTGTCTGCTCAAGATGTCCCTTATAGGATTTTTCTAGCTTCATTCGCTCAAGATGATAGCGCTGCTAGAATCGATAGTGCTGTTAGCAAAGTAAACAGCAAAATATCAGATAGCAGACTAACTACTGGCGTTTATGAAGTTGGTGGAAGAAAGTTTTTATATGTTGATACAACTCCAGTTTCTGAAAATGAAGCTAATGAGTTGTTAGCTAAAGTTCAAAATGAGTCAGGTTACAAAGATGCTTTAATGAGAGCTAAGTCACCTGTCACAAATGCTCAATCAGCTAAGAAATCTAATATAGAGCAAACTATATCAACTGAGCCTAAAGCAGCAGCTACAGCACAAGCTGATGATAGCGTATTGACTTTGGATCAAGTTGTAAAAACTATTTTAAATGAAAACCCAAGTTTAAAAGCTACAGAATTTAACTACTTACAAGTTGGCAAAGATCTAAAAATAGCTAAAAATGCTTACTATCCAACACTCGATGCAGCTGCTAGAGTAGGATATGAGAGAAAACGTCTTGATGATGGTATCTCAACAAGAAGAGGCGATGGCAGAGTATCTGGCGCATCTTTAACTTTAGTTGAAAACCTTTACAATGGTGGTGCTGATAAAAATAGAATCAACTCTCAAAGCGCAAGACTTGACTCAGCTGCTTACACAGTAGCTCAAGCTGCAGATAGACTAACACTAAGCGCTGCAAATGCTTATTTGCAAGTTCTTCAAACAAAGAGAATTCTTGATATTGAAGAAGAAAATGTAAAAAGCCATGAAGAAATTTATAACCAAATCAAAGATAGAGCAAGATCAGGTTATGGCGTAGCTTCTGAAGAGAGACAAGCTGGATCACGCTATACTTTGGCTCAATCAAACTATGTAGCTGCTAAAAACAATTACGAGGATGCACTTTCTACATTTGAAAAACTATATGGAAGAAAAGTTGCTGCTAAAAATCTAGTAATGCCTGAGTTTAACCTGCCATTACCAAGCACTAAAGAGGCTGTTTATGACAAAGCTGTTCTTTGCAACCCAACACTTCTAGTTCAAAGATCAAACATCGCTATGGCAGAGTCTGTTGTAAAAGAGAAAAATGCACCATTTTTACCTAAACTAGATCTTGTTGTATCAGGTGCTTATGATCACTCAAATGTTTTATATGATGATTATGAAGAGCAAACATTTGATGCTCTTTTAAGACTAAACTATAACCTTTACAACAAAGGTAATGATAAGCTAGACAAAGAGAAGAGCCAACTTGCTGTTCAACAAGAGCAACAAACTATGGACAACCTTGTAAGAGAGCTTAAAGAGTCTTTGGAATTTTCATGGCAAAACTATGTTCTTGACCAAGAAAAAATGGGATATCTAAATCAACACGTTGAATATTCAAAAGCTACTCTTGATGCATACCAAGATGAGTTTAGAATCGGCCGCCGCGACCTTATCAACCTACTTGATGCAGAAAACGAGTACAACACAGCTTTAAAAGAGATCGCTACAACTGAGACTGCACTATCTTATGCAAAATATAGATTGCTAGATAACATGGGTATGGTTTCAGATAGTTTTGAGCCAGGCTTTGCTAAGAGATATATTCAAGGCGCTTGCAGTATTCAAAACGACTTAAGATAA
- a CDS encoding type I secretion system permease/ATPase: MHSDKIKDELLQCLVIFTKLHNNPYSADALTIGLPVKDGEEIELFSLKSSKSLFSRAASRAGFASTLVRKDLDQISPLVLPCILMLRGKKACILQSFSEDKKMANIITPDLSTGTSTIETSKLKDEYLGYAYYLKREFVPEDTSSTKLIDAGNDHWFWGTLKRSKKIYFDVVIASFIINLFVLASPLFTMNVYDRVVPNNAVETLWVLALGVSVVYGIDLFLKFVRSYFLEIAGKKSDIIMSSILFERVMDMKFSNKPKSVGSFASNLKEFDTVRNFFSSASLAAIVDLPFALIFLIVTYFIGSYLVLVPIVIMIAILCYTFFIKDPLQNAIKSTFEASAMKNGILIESLSSLETIKTLGASGHVQWNWEEATGEIANRSIKSKIITTSITTVTSFLVQLNTIAIIVLGVYMIQDTHLTMGGLIAAVMLSSRAIAPMGQVASLAANFEQTKTAYQSLSKIMQMPVERPEGKKFVRRNSFDGKIEFKNVSFTYPDTTKGSLDRINFVIQPGEKVGIIGRNGSGKTTLQKIILGLYAPTEGSVLIDGIDINQIDPADLRRNIGYVPQDVVLFKGTVRENIVQKAPYVDDMQIIKAAKVSGVDEYVNAHPLGFDMPVFERGDGISGGQRQSIAVARAFLLDSPIILLDEPTNSLDNTVESKLKANLKVNTVNKTMILVTHRTSMLDLVDRLIVMDNGKILLDGPRDEVLARLSGK, from the coding sequence ATGCATAGCGACAAGATAAAAGACGAACTGCTTCAATGTTTGGTGATATTTACCAAACTACATAATAACCCATATAGTGCCGATGCTTTGACTATCGGTCTGCCTGTAAAAGATGGCGAAGAGATCGAGCTTTTTTCACTAAAGAGCTCGAAGTCTTTATTTTCTCGTGCAGCTTCACGTGCTGGCTTTGCATCGACGCTTGTCAGAAAAGACCTTGATCAAATTTCGCCTTTAGTTTTGCCTTGTATCTTGATGCTTAGAGGTAAAAAAGCTTGCATCTTGCAATCTTTCAGCGAAGACAAAAAGATGGCAAATATCATCACGCCTGACCTTTCAACTGGCACAAGCACGATAGAAACAAGCAAGCTAAAAGATGAATATCTAGGCTATGCTTATTATCTAAAACGTGAATTTGTCCCAGAAGATACAAGCTCGACAAAGCTTATCGACGCTGGCAATGACCACTGGTTTTGGGGCACTTTAAAGCGCTCTAAGAAAATTTACTTTGACGTCGTGATAGCAAGCTTTATCATAAACTTATTTGTCCTTGCAAGCCCGCTCTTTACGATGAACGTCTATGACCGCGTTGTGCCAAATAACGCAGTTGAGACACTTTGGGTTCTAGCGCTTGGCGTGAGCGTCGTTTATGGCATCGATCTATTTTTAAAATTTGTTCGTTCATATTTTCTTGAGATCGCAGGCAAGAAGAGTGATATCATCATGAGCTCGATCCTCTTTGAGCGTGTAATGGATATGAAATTTAGCAATAAGCCAAAGTCGGTTGGTTCATTTGCTAGCAACTTGAAAGAATTTGACACAGTTAGAAATTTCTTCTCATCTGCGTCGCTTGCTGCCATTGTGGATCTGCCATTTGCGTTAATCTTCTTGATAGTTACCTACTTTATAGGAAGCTACCTTGTGCTTGTGCCTATCGTTATTATGATAGCTATTTTGTGCTACACATTTTTTATAAAAGATCCGCTTCAAAACGCGATTAAAAGCACATTTGAAGCTTCAGCTATGAAAAATGGAATTTTGATAGAGAGCCTTAGTAGCTTAGAGACCATTAAAACTCTTGGTGCTAGCGGCCATGTGCAGTGGAACTGGGAAGAGGCGACTGGCGAGATAGCAAATAGAAGTATCAAATCAAAAATAATCACCACTTCGATCACGACAGTTACGTCGTTTTTGGTGCAGTTAAATACTATCGCTATCATCGTTCTTGGTGTCTATATGATACAAGATACGCACCTTACTATGGGTGGTTTGATCGCTGCTGTTATGCTTAGTTCTCGTGCGATTGCCCCTATGGGTCAAGTAGCCTCACTAGCTGCAAATTTCGAGCAGACAAAGACAGCTTATCAAAGCCTTAGCAAGATCATGCAGATGCCAGTTGAAAGACCTGAGGGCAAGAAATTTGTTAGAAGAAATTCTTTTGATGGCAAGATAGAGTTTAAAAACGTTAGCTTTACATATCCAGACACCACAAAAGGCTCACTTGATAGGATAAATTTTGTCATTCAACCGGGTGAGAAAGTAGGCATCATCGGTAGAAATGGCTCTGGTAAGACAACCTTGCAAAAGATAATCCTAGGTCTTTACGCACCGACTGAGGGCTCAGTGCTAATTGATGGTATCGATATAAATCAAATAGACCCAGCCGACCTTAGAAGAAATATCGGCTACGTGCCACAAGATGTTGTGCTATTTAAAGGAACGGTTAGAGAAAATATCGTTCAAAAAGCTCCTTATGTCGATGATATGCAGATCATTAAGGCGGCTAAGGTAAGTGGCGTCGATGAATATGTCAATGCTCACCCACTTGGTTTTGATATGCCTGTCTTTGAAAGAGGCGATGGCATCAGTGGCGGTCAGCGTCAAAGTATAGCCGTGGCTAGGGCATTTTTGCTTGATAGTCCTATCATCTTGCTTGACGAGCCTACAAATTCGCTTGATAATACAGTTGAGAGCAAGTTAAAAGCAAATTTAAAGGTAAATACCGTAAATAAAACTATGATTTTAGTAACTCACAGAACATCGATGCTCGATCTTGTTGATAGGCTCATAGTGATGGACAACGGTAAAATTTTACTAGATGGTCCAAGAGACGAAGTTTTAGCTAGACTTAGTGGGAAGTGA
- a CDS encoding response regulator transcription factor encodes MNVVFFTQNGSLNNLWRGYFSDDDVKFTHNKKDFFANLNDEVDIVGIDTNAFKDSLDENIKTIHESFPNIKCLILANEPKFSEGKHLLALGVKGYANSHMRKTHFEDAFETILNGKVWLYPEFIQAMIGELTGSYINNESETLEKKSDLSELSSREKEIANLIYQGLTNNEISEQTGITLRTVKAHTTSIYSKLNVKDRIGLVLLMKQLHA; translated from the coding sequence ATGAATGTGGTTTTTTTTACTCAAAATGGTTCGCTTAATAATCTTTGGCGAGGGTATTTTTCAGATGACGATGTGAAATTTACTCACAACAAAAAGGATTTTTTTGCAAATTTAAACGACGAGGTTGATATCGTCGGTATCGATACAAATGCTTTTAAAGATAGTCTTGATGAAAATATTAAAACCATTCATGAAAGTTTTCCAAATATAAAATGTCTAATCCTTGCAAACGAACCAAAATTTAGCGAAGGCAAACATCTACTGGCTCTTGGTGTCAAAGGATATGCAAACTCACACATGAGAAAAACGCACTTTGAAGATGCCTTTGAGACGATTTTAAATGGCAAAGTTTGGCTTTATCCAGAATTTATCCAAGCGATGATCGGAGAACTAACTGGCTCATATATAAATAATGAAAGTGAAACCTTAGAGAAAAAGTCTGATCTAAGCGAGCTTAGCTCACGTGAAAAAGAGATCGCAAACTTAATCTACCAAGGTCTAACAAATAATGAAATTTCAGAGCAAACAGGTATTACTTTAAGGACGGTAAAGGCGCACACTACGTCGATTTACAGCAAGCTAAATGTGAAAGATAGAATAGGTCTTGTGCTTTTGATGAAGCAGCTGCATGCGTAA
- a CDS encoding DUF5416 family protein codes for MQKSASFERNFNEYQISRAKLTDEFVIVNDGKICDLIGREIVKFLFKDCEKSFDEVINLKSENCINLSGVEIKDELIKSIKISIGGYDESSDSLDFDLNLLSLSVPYRYAISNGCFEMSIFLKESKEVVEKFLSTFSYKFEANSGKERYLIVFVNESKIYEQTYM; via the coding sequence ATGCAAAAGTCAGCTAGCTTTGAGCGAAATTTTAACGAATATCAAATTTCAAGAGCAAAGCTGACTGATGAATTTGTCATTGTAAATGATGGCAAAATATGCGATTTAATCGGAAGAGAGATTGTCAAATTTCTCTTTAAAGACTGCGAAAAAAGCTTTGATGAGGTGATAAATTTAAAAAGTGAAAATTGCATAAATTTATCTGGCGTGGAGATCAAAGATGAGCTTATAAAGAGTATCAAAATATCTATTGGTGGCTACGATGAAAGCAGCGATAGCTTGGACTTTGATCTAAATTTACTATCTCTTAGTGTGCCATATAGATACGCCATATCAAATGGTTGTTTTGAGATGAGTATCTTTTTAAAAGAGAGCAAAGAAGTGGTTGAGAAATTTTTATCCACTTTTAGTTATAAATTTGAGGCAAATAGTGGCAAGGAGCGCTACTTGATCGTTTTCGTAAATGAGTCAAAAATTTACGAGCAAACCTATATGTGA